The Bacteroidota bacterium genome contains the following window.
GATTGAATCGGAACCTGTACAACTATCTTTGGAAACAGTTACCCAATAAGTTCCCATAGCATTTACATCCAAAAAACTATCTGTGCTTCCATTGCTCCACAAATATGAATCATAACCACTACCTGCTTTTAGCCTAAGTGATTGGCCTGCACAGAGTGCTTGGTCGGGCCCGAGGTTAAGTGTAACCCCAAGCTTAGGCAGGCAGGTAGAAAAAGATATATCATCGAGTCCGAAATCATTGCCACTGCGAACGGTGTTTTGATTCACTATACAAATCCTTGCCACGGTATCATTGCCACTGTCCCACCACTGAAAAAATTGAATCCAAGTATATAAAGTGCTGGGGGCTGTAAAAGGGCTGGCCATATTAACTCCATTAATACTAAACTGCAATGAGGCAGGGTTGCTTGTTCCAACTGAGCATAACCAAGTGCTGAATGAATATAATACATGAGGTTGAACTTTTATGGTTTGGCACCACACCGATGAATTTTGTATATAAGAACCATTCACTACCATAAAACTACCTTTGGTGGTAGTATGGTCATTCCCTTTAAAACCTGAGTGGGTGAGGGCTGCATCATTGGTTACATAATACATAGCCTCAGGAACCAAATCTTTTTGATTACCATAGTCGCTGCTAAAACCTTTATTGCCTTGCTCAAAATCTCCATTCACCACCAAGTTTCCTGTGGGTGTCATGCAAGCAGGGCATTGTGCCAGTATGTATAAACTGCTGAACAAGCATAACAATAAAAACGATATGTATTTTAATACACCCAAAATAGATGATGCAAAAATAAGGTGATTTACTTCAAGTTAACTACCTTGCAATGGGTATATTGAAATACACAATGGTATAACTTCTATTTTCTTTCTCTTTTCAGATCCTCCAAAATCTTCCCAAAACTAAACGCCATAGATAGGTGTCCTTTTATATAACCTTTCAAACCGCACTTTTCTATTTCATACATATTGGGATCGGGATTGGCATTAATTTTAAAGATATTTTGCCTTATAAAGGATTTCAATTTTCTATATAAAATTCTTACCCAAACATTATTCCTATTTACATATTCGTGATTGGTGACCACAAGCGTATAGATTCTCAAAAAAGCAGCCGAATAGCCTTTACCATAAGCCAAACGTAACTGGTAACTCAGCGAGCAACGACCATCGGGTATATAATGATAAAACTTCATTGCATCTTCGTACCATATATCATAACCTTGAAGGATAGCCCGATAACAAATTTCCAAATCGCCACCACTGGTTAGATTTTTCCCTTTACGGTCTTCCAATAAAAACGGTTTTTGTATAATGGTATTAAAAAGGCTTTTATCCATCACCATTCCAGCACCATATACATAAGCTCTTTTATGGGTAATAATACCAGATTTTTCCATCAACTTGCCGGTAGCCAAACCCTGAACCAGCTTATTGTCTGTAAACCATTTTTCGGGTTCCTTTTCATATACAGGTAAGCCTTGTCCGCCAATAATTTTTACCCTGGGATTTGCTTTAAAAATATCCACACTTAGTGCTATATAATCGGGATAAAACCAATTGTCGTCATCGCAAAATATAATATATTCAAAGCTACTTTCCTGCACTCCTTTGTGGCGTGCATAGCTTAATCCAGCATTTGGCTCGTTCACTATTTTCATGGTAACGGGCTTGCCAGCATGCTCCCATTCTGCAGTTGCTACTTCTTGGGTTTTATCGGTAGAATTATTATCAACGATGATAAGTTCCCATTGCACACCATCGGGCACTTGTTGCTTGGCCATGTATTGCAAGGTTTCTGGCAATCGGGCTTCGCTGTTATAGCAACATATAATTACGGAGAAATTCATGATCGTTTTATAATATATATATGTTTGCTTATTTAAATATTTTTTTATATATTTTATAGAATACAGATTTTTTTGCTTTCTTCTTTTTGCTTTGAAACGCTAATATATAATTTGCTTTTGCTTCTTGTATATTGAGTGAATAGTTGGGAAATACCGTCAACATAAAATCATAAATTTGCAACATCGTCTTTATTTTATCGTCGGCCGATTTCCCACTCCAAGCACCATTTCCGTGCATTCTATAAGTGCCTAATATATCGGCCATATAATACCCTTTCCCTTTCTCCAACATAATCAACCATATTAACCAATCGCCAACGGGCGAACCCATCATACTTTGGATAGCTTCAGAACTTAGCAATGTTCTTTTGAAAACCACCGTATTGGTTGCATGCCCCAAGAAATTTGTTTTAATCATATCTTCAATACTAAAGGTGGCGGTAGGATTATTAATTACTTTTGTAATATCCCCTTCAATATTCACCACATTGGTATTGGATGCTACGATAGTATAATCAGGATTTGCTTCTAAGAAATCTATTTGTTTCTGCAACTTTAACGGGTCTACCCAATAATCATCGCCTTCGCAAAAAGATATATATTTACCCTTAGCTTCTTTGATACATTCTATAAAATTAAATCTGCCAGTTGGATTTCCATTTATATATAATACGTCTTTTCTAGAACGCAAAAACAGGCGAATTTTTTCTGGATATTTATTGGCATATTCTATACAGATATCCCTTGTTCCATCGCTACTTTCATCTTCACCAAGTATAATTTCAAAATCGAAATCTGTTTGTTGCATTAATATACTTTCCAAACATTGCTTTATATAATTTGCGTGTTGGTAAGTTATAACAACAACAGAAACAAGATTACCCATTTACTACTTAATTTTTTTTGCTGGTATTCCAATATATGTGGAATTTTCCTCACAATCTTTATTAACAAAGCTCATTGAACCAACTATAACATTGTCTCCTATTTGGATACCATGTTGCAAAACTGCATTTGTTCCAATAAAACAGTTTTTGCCAATTTTAGCTCCGCCAATTTGATGCCCATCTGTATCCAGGTTATTTGTCATTACTCTTGGGCAAACATAAGTATTGTCTCCTACCTCTACACCTCTAGCAATAATAGCATCGTATCGTAATGTAACGCCATTGCCTATCTTGCAATTGCCAGAAGAAGATACTTTAGAATCAATATAACAATTTTCTCCAATTTTAGTATCTTTCCTTAATTCTACATAATCCATCACAACAGTATTTTTACCAATAGTGACACCTGCATGTATCACACAAAAGTTTCCAATTTTTACATCATCACCTATTTCAACATCATCATTAATAATAGTGAAATAACCGATACTTACATTTTTTCCGATTTTTGCATTTTCGGAAATTACATTCATTTTTTCCATATTGTTATTTGTTTTTAAAAGGTTTTGGGGCACCTTTGGGTTTATATTCGAAATTATCTTTATTAATTACTTTTCCTGGCACTCCCACAATTGTGGAATGAGGTTCATGAACTGATTTATTTACTACAGAACCAGCTCCTACAATGCAACCTTCGGCAATAAATACATTGGGCGAAACCACACAAGCACTTCCTAAAAAAACTCTGTCGCCAATTTGTGCATTGCCAGCTAAGCTTACATTATTTGCTAAGTGAACATATTTTCCTATTACACTTCCATGTCCTATTTTAGTACCATGAGCCATTACAGTTCCTTTTCCCACAATGGTGTTTTCGGAAAGGGAACCTCTTACAATTGATATATCGGAACCTAATAAACAATCCTCTTCAATAATAACTCCTCCTAGTTGAGGTTGCATTACACGGGTACCATCTTCGTCCCATATCCAAGCCATTCCTCTGGCTCCAATTAAAGAATTTGCTTCTATTTCTGTGTTTTGTTTTATCACCACATTATCACTGATGGTAATATGCCCAAGCAATGAAACATTATCTTCTATAATACAATTCCCTACTATACAAAACGGCCCGATATAAGCTGATGCAGCTATTTGGGCATCAGGGCTGATAATGGCTGTGACATGTATTCCTGGAGCATTTTTTTTCTCGATACTCGCCGAAATTTTATAATGAGCAAGTTGCGGATTTTTAACCTTTATATAAATATTTGTGTCTTTCTTTTCAGGGACGTAATCCACTAAAATCAAGCTATTGTATATAGTATCTGCTTCTGAACTATATTCATTTGTTAAAAAATACAAACCGCTTTCTATCTTATTTTTGGAACTCGATAATGCAAAGCCAATATTGTTATCGATATTTGAATTATCTAACTCTACAAATAAAGGATCAATCTCTTTGAGTAAAGCTACGACTTGTGAATATTTGAATTCAATTATCTTCATTTGGTTTTATTTAAGTATAAGTGCTGTTGACTAATACTCCTCCATAATATTATAGTATTTTTAAGCAACAAAAATACTTCACACCTTACGATTCCGCAAATTTTTTTTGTCTTATTGAACCATGAACAAAGGGTTACCAATAATTATTATGATTCCGATTTTAAACTATGATTTATCAAAGTAGCAATTTTTTCCAAATCTTTCAGTTCAATTCCCACATATAATGGCAGGCAAATAATTCTTTTGGCAATTGATTCTGAAATTGGCATTTCCGCTCCATTGGTGTATGGTATGGTGTTCAATGAAGGGTAGAAATATCTTCTAGGAAAAATGTTTGCCTCATTCAACACTTTTAGCACTTGCAACAATTGTTCTTCTGACTTGAGTATGACGGGATAATAACTATAATTCCACTCAGTATTTTCTCTGATTTTCATCTTTTGTAAAGCAGCTAAATTCAAATTATCATCATAATGTGTCACCACTTTTTTGCGTTCGGAAATAATTTTTTCCATATAAGGAAATACTGCTAAACCCATTGCTGCCTGTAGTTCAGATATTTTAGCATTAATACCTATTCCAAAAAAATCTAAAGGCCCATTATGTCCAAAATTATGACTATAATATAATTTATCATACAAAGTTTTATCCTTGCAAAACATTGCCC
Protein-coding sequences here:
- a CDS encoding glycosyltransferase: MNFSVIICCYNSEARLPETLQYMAKQQVPDGVQWELIIVDNNSTDKTQEVATAEWEHAGKPVTMKIVNEPNAGLSYARHKGVQESSFEYIIFCDDDNWFYPDYIALSVDIFKANPRVKIIGGQGLPVYEKEPEKWFTDNKLVQGLATGKLMEKSGIITHKRAYVYGAGMVMDKSLFNTIIQKPFLLEDRKGKNLTSGGDLEICYRAILQGYDIWYEDAMKFYHYIPDGRCSLSYQLRLAYGKGYSAAFLRIYTLVVTNHEYVNRNNVWVRILYRKLKSFIRQNIFKINANPDPNMYEIEKCGLKGYIKGHLSMAFSFGKILEDLKRERK
- a CDS encoding glycosyltransferase yields the protein MGNLVSVVVITYQHANYIKQCLESILMQQTDFDFEIILGEDESSDGTRDICIEYANKYPEKIRLFLRSRKDVLYINGNPTGRFNFIECIKEAKGKYISFCEGDDYWVDPLKLQKQIDFLEANPDYTIVASNTNVVNIEGDITKVINNPTATFSIEDMIKTNFLGHATNTVVFKRTLLSSEAIQSMMGSPVGDWLIWLIMLEKGKGYYMADILGTYRMHGNGAWSGKSADDKIKTMLQIYDFMLTVFPNYSLNIQEAKANYILAFQSKKKKAKKSVFYKIYKKIFK
- a CDS encoding DapH/DapD/GlmU-related protein, whose protein sequence is MEKMNVISENAKIGKNVSIGYFTIINDDVEIGDDVKIGNFCVIHAGVTIGKNTVVMDYVELRKDTKIGENCYIDSKVSSSGNCKIGNGVTLRYDAIIARGVEVGDNTYVCPRVMTNNLDTDGHQIGGAKIGKNCFIGTNAVLQHGIQIGDNVIVGSMSFVNKDCEENSTYIGIPAKKIK
- a CDS encoding DapH/DapD/GlmU-related protein, whose amino-acid sequence is MKIIEFKYSQVVALLKEIDPLFVELDNSNIDNNIGFALSSSKNKIESGLYFLTNEYSSEADTIYNSLILVDYVPEKKDTNIYIKVKNPQLAHYKISASIEKKNAPGIHVTAIISPDAQIAASAYIGPFCIVGNCIIEDNVSLLGHITISDNVVIKQNTEIEANSLIGARGMAWIWDEDGTRVMQPQLGGVIIEEDCLLGSDISIVRGSLSENTIVGKGTVMAHGTKIGHGSVIGKYVHLANNVSLAGNAQIGDRVFLGSACVVSPNVFIAEGCIVGAGSVVNKSVHEPHSTIVGVPGKVINKDNFEYKPKGAPKPFKNK